The DNA sequence GACGATGCTCTGCCAAGCTCCGGTGAGCAGATCCTCCAGCACGCACGTTCCTCCCGATCGGGTCGCCGCGGGGGCGGCGAGTGTCGGGAGGGACGATAGCGTGGCGGCGCCAGCCCGCTCAGAGCGCGCCGAGGTAGCGGCGACGCTCGTACGGGGTGACCTCGCGGCGGTACTGCTCCCACTCGGAGCGCTTGTTGCGCAGGAAGAAGTCGAAGACGTGCTCACCGAGCACCTCGGCGATCAGCTCCGAGCTGGCCATCACCTCGATGGCCTCGGAGAGGTTCTCCGGCAGCGACTCGTACCCCATCGCCTTGCGCTCGGCGGCGGACAGCGCCGACACGTCGTCCTCGGAGCCCGGCGGCAGCTCGTAGCCCTCCTCGATGCCCTTGAGACCGGCGCCGAGCATCACCGCGAAAGCCAGGTACGGGTTGGTCGCCGAGTCCAGCGAGCGGACCTCGACCCGGGCCGAGTTCGGCTTGCCGTACGCGGGGACCCGCACCAGCGCGGACCGGTTCAGGTGCCCCCAGCACACGTACGCCGGGGACTCGGTGATCCGGTCCGGCAGCGCCTGCGGGAACAGCCGCTTGTAGGAGTTGACCCACTGGTTGGTGACCGCGGTGTACTCGCGGGCGTGCACCAGGAGCCCGGCGATGAACGCCTTGGCGACCTTGGAGATCTTCATCGGGTCACCGGCGTCGTGGAAGGCGTTGCGCTCGCCCTCGAACAGCGACAGGTGGGTGTGCATCCCGCTGCCCGGCTGGTCGGTGAAGGGCTTGGGCATGAAGGTCGCCGCGACGCCGTGCGACAGGGCGACCTCCTTGACCACGTGCCGGAAGGTCATGATGTTGTCGGCGGTGGTCAACGCGTCGGCGTAGCGCAGGTCGATCTCCTGCTGACCGGGGGCCACCTCGTGGTGGCTGAACTCGACCGAGATGCCGATCCGCTCCAGGGCGAGCACCGCCTGGCGGCGGAAGTCACGGGCCACCGCGTGGGTGGTGTGGTCGAAGTAGCCGCCGGAGTCGACCGGCACCGGGGTGGACCCGTCGGCCGGGCTGTTCTCCAGCAGGAAGAACTCGATCTCGGGATGGGTGTAGAAGGTGAAGCCCTTGTCCGCGGCCCGGGACAACGCCCGGCGCAGCACGTGCCGGGGATCGGCCCAGGACGGCGTACCGTCGGGCAGCAGGATGTCGCAGAACATCCGGGCGCTCTCGCCGCTGACGCCGCCCTCGAACGGGAAAACCTGAAATGTGGTGGGATCCGGCATGGCGACCATGTCGGACTCGAAGACCCGGGCGAACCCTTCGATGGCGGAGCCATCGAAGCCGATGCCTTCTTCGAATGCTGCCTCAAGCTCAGCCGGCGCGACCGAGACGCTCTTGAGCGTGCCGAGCACGTCGGTGAACCACAACCGAACGAAACGGATGTCGCGCTCTTCCAGAGTACGGAGCACGAACTCCTGCTGACGGTCCACGTCTACCCCTCGTGACACTGGTCTGCCCGGACCGGTTCCATTCTCCGCGCTGCTGCCCTCCAGCGCAGGACCAGGTGCTATCGGCTCCCACCTGAGCTGCCCAGTCTTTACCGACCTCGTTACACCGACGTTACGGGACCGCTCCGGTCGCGCACCTGGCGGGGCTAGCCGACAGTCCACACCATTCCGGCACTTTACTACCAACCATCACGAAGGGGATATTAGACCACGATCACCGGAGCACACCGGAGCATGTCCGCACAGTCACCTGACCGGTCCCCGCCGCGAGGCGTCGGCGACCGGCGGGTTGGTCGGGGTCGCGCTGGGGGAAGATAGCGACATGCCGACGCTGCGCATCGCCCTCGCCCAGGTCAACCCCACCGTTGGCGATCTACCGGGCAACGCCCGGCTGGTCCGCGACTACACCCGTACGGCGGTGGACGCCGGCGGGCAACTGGTCGTGTTCCCGGAGATGATGCTCACCGGCTACCCGGTGGAGGACCTGGTGTTCCGGGAGTCGTTCGTCGCCGCCGCCCGGTCCGGCGTCGGGCAACTCGCCGCCGACCTGGCCGCCGACGGGTTCGGCGACGTACCTGTGCTGGTCGGCTACCTCGACGCCGACGGGCCGGCCGCGATCAGCGCCGAGGCCGACCCGGGCCGGGGTCCGCGCAACGCCCTCGCCGTGTTGCACGGCGGCACCGTGGCGGCCACCTACTTCAAACACCACCTGCCCAACTACGGCGTCTTCGACGAGGACCGCTACTTCGTGCCGGGCACCGCGTTGACCGTCGTACGCGTCGGCGGGGTCGACGTGGCGTTGACCATCTGCGAGGACCTGTGGCAGGCCGGCGGGCCGTTCACCGCCGCCCGCCGCGCCGGCGTCGGCCTGGTCGTCACGGTCAACGGGTCGCCGTACGAGTTGGACAAGGACGACGCCCGGCTGCCACTGGTGCGGCGGCGGGCCGCCGAGGCCGGTGCCACCGTGGCGTACGTCAACCTGGTCGGCGGGCAGGACGAGCTGGTCTTCGACGGCGACTCGATGATCGTCGCCGCAGACGGCACGCTGCTGGCCCGCGCGCCGCAGTTCGTCGAGCATCTGCTGCTGCACGACCTGACGCTGCCGGACGCGGACGCCCCGGCGCAGGACCCCGCCGCGACCCCGGAAGCCGCCGACGCGACGGCCACCCCGGAGACCCCGGACGGCCCGGACCGGATGACCGTCGACCGGGTGGTGGTCGGTGACCGGTCGGCCGACCCGACGGGCGGGCCGGTCAGCGGCGGGGTCGCCGAGCCGCTGCCGGCCGAGGCGGAGATCTGGTCGGCGCTGGTGCTCGGGCTGCGCGACTACGTCCGCAAGAACGGCTTCTCCTCGGTGGTGCTGGGGCTGTCCGGCGGGATCGACTCGGCGGTGGTGGCCGCGATCGCGGTGGACGCGCTCGGCCCGGACCGGGTCGTCGGCGTCTCGCTGCCCAGTCAGTTCTCCTCCGAACACTCCCGGTCCGACGCCGCCGAGCTGGCCAAACGGACCGGCCTGGACTACCGGATCGAGCCGATCCAACCGATGGTCGACCCGTTCCTGGCCAACATCTCGCTCTCCGGGCTGGCCGTGGAGAACCTGCAGGCCCGGGTGCGCGGGGTGATCCTGATGGCGCTGTCCAACCAGGAGGGCCACCTGGTGCTGACCACCGGCAACAAGAGCGAACTGGCGGTCGGCTACTCCACCCTGTACGGCGACTCGGTCGGCGGCTTCAACCCGATCAAGGACGTCTGGAAGTCGCTGGTGTGGACGCTGGCCCGGTGGCGCAACGACGACGCCGTGCGGCGCGGCGAGGAGCCGCCGATCCCGGAAAACTCGATCGCCAAGCCACCCAGCGCGGAGCTGCGACCCGGCCAGCTCGACACCGACTCGCTGCCCGACTACGCACTGCTCGACGGGGTGCTCACCGGCTACATCGACGGCGATGCCGGCCGCGACGACCTGGTCGCCGCCGGGCACGATCCGGCGCTGGTCGACCGGGTGCTGCGAATGGTGGACCTGGCCGAGTACAAGCGGCGGCAGTCGGCGCCCGGCACCAAGATATCGATCAAGGCGTTCGGCCGTGATCGACGGCTGCCGATCACCAACCGGTGGCGGGAGCCCGGCGACGGATGAGACCACCGGGTGCCCGGGTGAGGTGTGAATTCCTGCACTGAAGCCTCTCCGCGCCGGTGCCGCC is a window from the Solwaraspora sp. WMMD792 genome containing:
- a CDS encoding NAD+ synthase, whose translation is MPTLRIALAQVNPTVGDLPGNARLVRDYTRTAVDAGGQLVVFPEMMLTGYPVEDLVFRESFVAAARSGVGQLAADLAADGFGDVPVLVGYLDADGPAAISAEADPGRGPRNALAVLHGGTVAATYFKHHLPNYGVFDEDRYFVPGTALTVVRVGGVDVALTICEDLWQAGGPFTAARRAGVGLVVTVNGSPYELDKDDARLPLVRRRAAEAGATVAYVNLVGGQDELVFDGDSMIVAADGTLLARAPQFVEHLLLHDLTLPDADAPAQDPAATPEAADATATPETPDGPDRMTVDRVVVGDRSADPTGGPVSGGVAEPLPAEAEIWSALVLGLRDYVRKNGFSSVVLGLSGGIDSAVVAAIAVDALGPDRVVGVSLPSQFSSEHSRSDAAELAKRTGLDYRIEPIQPMVDPFLANISLSGLAVENLQARVRGVILMALSNQEGHLVLTTGNKSELAVGYSTLYGDSVGGFNPIKDVWKSLVWTLARWRNDDAVRRGEEPPIPENSIAKPPSAELRPGQLDTDSLPDYALLDGVLTGYIDGDAGRDDLVAAGHDPALVDRVLRMVDLAEYKRRQSAPGTKISIKAFGRDRRLPITNRWREPGDG
- the glnA gene encoding type I glutamate--ammonia ligase, translating into MDRQQEFVLRTLEERDIRFVRLWFTDVLGTLKSVSVAPAELEAAFEEGIGFDGSAIEGFARVFESDMVAMPDPTTFQVFPFEGGVSGESARMFCDILLPDGTPSWADPRHVLRRALSRAADKGFTFYTHPEIEFFLLENSPADGSTPVPVDSGGYFDHTTHAVARDFRRQAVLALERIGISVEFSHHEVAPGQQEIDLRYADALTTADNIMTFRHVVKEVALSHGVAATFMPKPFTDQPGSGMHTHLSLFEGERNAFHDAGDPMKISKVAKAFIAGLLVHAREYTAVTNQWVNSYKRLFPQALPDRITESPAYVCWGHLNRSALVRVPAYGKPNSARVEVRSLDSATNPYLAFAVMLGAGLKGIEEGYELPPGSEDDVSALSAAERKAMGYESLPENLSEAIEVMASSELIAEVLGEHVFDFFLRNKRSEWEQYRREVTPYERRRYLGAL